AACACGAAATAGAATATGAGAAAATTCATAGGACTTTCACTTCAATCAAATGttattctattaaaaaaattaatttattagtACGAATAGAAGTTAAGGTAGTTTACATAGTGATTTCAGAAAGCTAGCTTGATAATGGAAACATCATTTAAAATGTCGCCATTCTTTCAAGGTTCCAATACCAAATGTGATACCTTCAAAGtctttatcattttttgaaattgttttaCTTAAACAAGGTAGGATTAAATGTGATTCACAATGGTTATCTAAATCTCTTAGTTTTGTCCTTGTTTTCACCAAACATTTTATTCTTAACTTGGGTTCAACCATATTGGTAATCTAATAAATCCAATTCTCAACAAGAAAATGCTATTTGAGTTCATGATTAGATAATATCTATGAATCACACTTGAAATTTGTCTAGGACAGATTGACGACACACCACTTAGGATGGCCATGCAGAAAAAGCATGGTTGAACTTGAGATAAgaataaaatgataaatcagGATAATAAATCAGAATACAGAAAAGCATAATGAACATCATATTACATGATTCGGTCAGTATGACCTtatcaatgaaaagaataacATAAAATTTTGCTATTGGTCAAGCAATATAGCAAATGTTATAACCATGCTTGAATCATTCAAATACTCTCAGTTTTTCTCAGCCCTCAATTACATTCAATAAtttacacaattttttttttaatgtcagaAACTCACACAATGTTTAATATGCATAATTCCCTACAAAACCATCGCCAAATCTAATCGAGATTTTCAAAACAATCAAACACTCAGTGATCAACTCTCTTCTAATAAAACCCATTAAGCCCAATTCGATGGAACCCATAAAGATTTGGATCGAGCCCGGTCCTCTCTCAATCTGAACGTTGGAAACGAACTCGAGATGGTCGCGATTCCCTCTCCATACACTCGGCCACCTCCGGTCCACTAGTAGCCGCCACTCGTCTCCGATTGCCGACCAACACGCACTCTTTGCATTCGAATCTCAGAGAGCAGAGCAGGGAGTATAGAGAAGGAATTCCCGTATTGAGTAGCAATTCTCTGTCGATTTTTCCTCTTTGAATCTTTGCCGCCCTCTCTGTCAGTGATCGCAGCCGCAGGCCACCGCCGAGCACCACCAGCATCGCGGCCACTGGAAGTGCTTCGTTCGCCCCTGTTTTCCGGCCAGCGTCTTCGACGTCCTCGGAGATTGTTCGTTTCTCCTTCCCCGGGTCCGATCATCATCCTCATCGTCTCCGATGATGGCGGGGTCAGCACCTACACTTTCAAGGTATATTTCTTCATGCTCTGTTTTACCGAGGTGGAAACCGAGAATTCTTAATTCCATCGCTATGGAAATTGTGACTTTCTGAAGCTATCATGAGAACCTTGAATGTTCCGTGTCGATTTACATTGGCTGTGAATCTCTCTCCATTTACCGTTTCATTTTGTTCACCGGTCAAGCGCCTGCTACATAGTTGGCGATATTCCTAAGCTAGATCATTTTGGAAGAAATAAAAGCCGAGGTCATTCTCCTTTATATTTAGCATTGAGTAGAGAAATTTTGCTATGCTGCAATGTTTAATTGCCTAATGTGTTCCTAACCGAGACCTTCCAGTTATGAAATTAGCTCATTAACAGGCAATTTCGTCCGTTTCCTCATTGTATATAGATGTATGTTGATCGTTTTTTGCTGTATAGGCATTACCTAAGTTCTGTTGTCTTGCATTAAGAATGATTCTAGGTGGAATAAAATTATAGTTCCTTTGCTGATACAATGAACTGATGAAAGAAGGATGGACTTCTGAATTGAGCATTGATCTGGCATTAGTCTTGATTCATCATAGGCCACAGTCCACCTCCATTGGTGTTAGTTGAGAATCCTTGAACGCACAGGTTCATCAGTTCTCTTTCGATATTAATTTCTTGTTGCGGTTTTGTCATTCGAGACCCTCAGCCATGAACCTTTTCATTTGACTCAGACTTGATTTTTTCCAACTTACATTGCATTATGCCTATGTTTAACGTAAATATAACATTGCAATAAATCAAATATGATGATTAAAATTTCGAGTAAGATGTTCGTAGCTACAAGCCTAACAAGTAATATATCCAGGGCTCATCCACATCCAATTTCTCACTTTCGAATCTCTTTGTATTATAAGTTTATCACGGGTATTATCTTGCAAATTTAGATTTTACTCATGTTTTGCTTTGTTTGCACGCCGCACACCGCGGTTCACCtctattctcttctttttatttccttccaCTGGTGGCAGACAAGGGGCACAAATTCTTTCTTCTAGATGTTGTAAAGTTGCGCTTGCTACACCGAATCAAAGCGTGTGATCAACAAAACTGTGTCTATGGAGCcaaagggagaaagaaaggcTTGACTTTCACTTGTGCTGTAATAACCAGTAACAAGCTCGAACGTCGTGAAATGCCTGTTGTTGATGGAGGAAGCAGCTTGGGAAAATCCAATTAAGGCTCTTGGAGAGAGGAGAACTTagatctttcctttttcttatccTTCTCACCTGCAACCTCGCGAGCCGAGTGGATCTCCTAAACATCATCAACGAAAGTGAGTGCAAGTTAGCCTTGGATGCTCTCCTTTACTCCAGGAAAGGCCAATATTTAGTATAGCCTGGTCCTCCCGTTTCGCCAACAAATTGTGTCTTCCCATACGGCTCTTCGATGATCAGTGAATGACATTACTTtctaagcaaaaaagaaaagatatagtAAAACTGATTAGTAAATTGAATAATTATGCGATGTTTCAAACTTCTCTTTAATGTTATATATGACAATTTGTTTAGTGGTCCGGTTGCAATTTGTTATATAACTCGACATATTAGTCTAGTTGATTATTGTTAACATTATCTAGCTTAGTAACCTCTCAAGTTGGAGAGCACCGGCTAACGTCACTAAGGACGGCCGACAATGATCGGACCACGATGTCAACAATTTTAGATGAAAATTGACTGAAATGACTAcatgaaaaattaatacaaaagtttataattacattaacaaaattaaaagattcaCATCTCCCATGTCGATCCATTATTTTACAGAGTCCACTACGGGTTTAGAGAACAATTATGTCtacttttccttttggttttttcCAAAAGTGACACTAATGCCACTGTTGGTCATGTGATGCGCCGTTTGAATGGATATGAAAAGGTTTAATATAACCACGggttttttcaatcaaaatgaCAACGACTTGACTTTTAAAGGAATTAAATTTGGGGTACTtattaatcaattaataaaaaatttattgtattGATTTTCATTGGAATATGTAGGAccaattttttaggaaataaatAGTTTTTATTGAGTAAAATAAACATACACGTGAACCTAATAATTGCCCTCGCTTTCAAAACACTTGGAATTTGACCTATGCAATTGTACATGATTGATTGAAGTATACACCTCaatatttacattttgttttttggaatTTGTTTCATTATTGTAGAAAAGATAATttgcaaaatgtttaaattCGTTACAATGTCATGTTGACTTAGTTAATACTAGATAGACAAAAAATCATAAGCGAAACTTATAATTCTGTAAAATTAGTTTTGCCTGCCATCGGAACATTCAATATTTGATTCAAGTAAAATAAGGCAAACGTACAATTTCGCGATCCCTAGTCTAtggggaaaattctaaattaaagtCTAAAGCGGGTTCTAAATAAAAGCTCAGTGAACTCGTCGGCCGGCCGAACGTTCGcagataaatattttccaagGACTAGAACAGAGTTATTTTGGTTCGAAATTTGCAATtaggtaaaaaatttaaagaaaatcccCGAATTGAATtagcattttcaaatttttcacgtgttctttcttctctcccgcCGCTCAAGCAGATCGCTCTCGCCCGATCCTCCGCCGCGCCGCTCCGGTCCTCCGCCGCTCCTCGCGAGCTTCATTCGCCGCCgtctcttcttctctccccGGTTCCGTCGTCCGCAAGCTTTCAAGCCCTTCTTCGCGAGCTTCAAGTCCTTCATCCGCCGAGCTTCGCTCCCGTTCGAACGAGGTTAGCGTCGCTCAAATTGGTGCAGTTCGTCCAAGAGACAGCGATCGCAGCTTGTCGAAGCAACGCGGCGACACGGTGCGGGCTCGTCGTGGGAACATCCCGCCGATGGCAGCGAGGCTCTCTTCCCAAGCTCGAATGGGCCGCTCCGATTTCAGTCACGGAGCGTGCGATTTCCTGGGAAAGACCCCGGATTCCGCATTCTCTCTTCTTCGATGCTCCTCGGTCTATTCGTGCCGCTGCAGTTCCCGAAAGAACGGAATTTCCTTTCCCTCCCAATGCCCCTGCGCCGTAAGATGGACCCAAGCTGGCGAGGTGGGTTCTTCTCCCTCGGCGTAAATTTGGGATTTGTCTCGCACCGGCGTTGCTCCAGCAaaggcttttttgtttttggcctCCGACGGTAAGCTCCGATGTCTGTCTTTTCTCGCTGCTGTGATCTATGAACTGCTTGCGCATTCGCCAGATGCGCTTAGTAATGAATTTAACGGTAAGGTTAGCGACTTCTAAGGACATTGCAGAAAAGGGGGtcgaaattcttcttttttatcggTTTTTGTGGCATCCTCGAGTTTGTAACTTGACTCTGTTATCGTCGGTAAGCTAGATATGGACTTCTCTGAGTAATGCTTTCGTGGTAATCTGCAGGAGGCGGATGAATGCATCATTGGGCTATCTGTGTCTTCTGATAGAAACAGAGACTATTCAGTCTAGTAAAGTTCGCAGCGTTGCCTGGAAGACTCGCGGTGGGGAGGTGAAATGATTGCATACGTTTTGTTGATTGTTATCTATGTTTGTTTCTCTAGGTCTGATGGTAAATACTAAGTGAGTGGTGATTTTGATTTGGGATCATATATTGCTTCACTCCATTTCAAATACATTTATAGACTGCATGTCTACTGGTTTAATGATGCGTCCTGACTTGCTTTGTAAGTTGCTTCTGGTTTTtgcttaaaattttcatgatatgGTAAGAATTTGCCTCTGCTGCTTTGGCTTTAACAGTACACCCAACAAAAACTTTAAGTAtgggcttttctttcttttcttttttttttttttttttttttttttttggggggtgggggcgGTTTATAGGAGTAGATTTGACTTGTTGAAATTGTGTGCTGACCATTCATGGGAATTAAACATGGTTATTGCCTGCTTTCCATAAATATTGATGCTAATGTTCTTCGATAGTGCCCAATATTTTTCCTACAATATTTTGGTTTTCGCATAGATCATGTTTATGTGAGAACTGAATGATGGCATGGGATCTGCATTGCTTGAACACTGCAATGGTTGCCCACGCTATCTatttctctaaaattttctagCTTTGGACAAAAACCcctttcttgctttcttcaatttagatatgaagATGACTGAAGCTTTGGATTTCAGGGGTTGGAGAGTATATCTGTAGGGTGAGCATAGCACATAAGCTGAAGCCACTTGCCATATGATCAATATGTAGCTTCCCTTTGACCATGTGATTTGCTTGTTACTTGCTTTAAGATCTTGTTTCTCGGAACGCCAATGTACTTTTCTAAAGATGGTCATAAGGAGCCTTCGTCTATGCCATTAAAGGGCAAAGCTGGGAAGGCTTGAAATTAATAGAGTTATTGAACTGAGGAATTAATGCAGCGAGTGCATGAATCGCTTCAATTCAAGCTTTAATAAGTTACGAGGTTGTGAAATAATTTGTTGTTTTCAGGTAGAGGAGTCATGTAGTGAGAAAATCAAGTGAGAAATTGATTGCACTTCTCTATCTTCAATTCTGCTACTCTCTTAATCCTTATTTCCCCTTTCATGTCCCTAACTGGGGACTCTACATTGCTGTAAGCTTGTCTTTACGCCTTTATACATTCGATGGGAATAATGTCACATTTTTAAGTACTAACAGTTGGTTCACAATACGCTATTCATTTCTTGTACGAGAGATGAATTCTTCAAGGTGTCTTTCATTGCAAGTGGAAAACAAGATGCTTCTCGAGGGCCAGCCCCAAATGAAGATGGTCGTCTCAAAGGAACCGTGCATGCATACTTTGCATTCAAAGCTTGACCTTCCAAAATTCTCATTTGAGTAGAACTTGTGCTTGTGTGCGAATTTGAAGCTCCACTTTGAATTAGTCAGGATTTGAAAAATGGTCTTTTATCGCAATCatcatcaatttctatttcagagaAGTGGATAATTATACATTGATATTCTTCTGAATTAATTGAAACTATCCGGCTGAAAGTTTCATGAATTTGACGGGCAATAAGTACGGAAACTCAAGataaaagggatttttctcTCTATGATCGATGATAGAAGGTCTAACCGTCAGTGCAGATAGGCCAGAAGTGCAAGAAGGAAATCGCAAGCAGGAATAGGAAGTTATGTGAATTTATTTCTGGGCTAAGAACTTAGATTAACTTGTCAAAATGAGATTACACTGATCCTGTCCACTGCATGCACAAAACGGAATGCATCCACCAAGGACCCAGCCTTGTCAGCTGCGGCATATATGCCAAGATACGTTGACCTGAGCTGCAGCGGGAAGATCTCAGCGGGGACCACAAATGTGGTGGCATTAGGGCTGAAGTTTGTGAAGAAGGTGAATGAGTACATGATCATGAACCCGATTCGATTGTCTGGCAAGGTCCGTTGCCCATCATCAATTGTACCGCAAACCCTCTGATCTTGTCGTTGAATGCCAGCGTGAACCAGTAACTTTACGCAGCTATTATTATACAAAGCTAGAGCTCGAGCAGCTCATTGCATTCAACTAAGCCCCAACTACCACATCTCTAGTACGAGTTCTTCGGCGCCTAGCTGGTGAAGGCCGAGCTTGAGCTCCGGTCCACCCCTCCCACCACTGAGAGAGTTAAGTGAATAAGAATTAAGAAATATACCTGCAAACAAgaattcaaaggaaagaaaaaacaggcACTTGTAGAagagtttttgaaaatttaccaCCTCAACAACCTGCATAGTTTTGAATTGATGTTGGTCAATCTGCATTGCATTCACGAATAATTACAACATATGGCAGACAGATTTTCTTGCTTGGTTTGAATCGATGTTGCGGAGGAGCTATGCGGCAAAGTGCAAAGTGGAAAGGAGTCGTGCGTCGTGAATGCCAGTGCTCTATTTGGCTTGAAATGCCAGTGCAAAGCAGGTTGGAAGCAAATGTGCCTTGACAATGAAGATGACCTCAAGTTCTATTTGGCTTCAAATGCCAGTGCGAAGCGGGTTGGAAACAGATGTGCCTCGACAATTAAGACGACCTCAAGTTCCATCTCAGTGTTTACAAGGTTGCAGGAATTGTAACAGTAAATAAAGCAAACACTTTGCCTTAAGTAAGAAATCATTTGACTAGTTGTCTGCAGTAGAATGGGAAAAAAAGTGTAACTTGTTAATTTTTTGCTCCAATTAAATGGCGAAATACATAGATGATGCGACTCTGAGAAAATAAACGAAAAACTAATCCTAGAACATGAAGCTCGAGAGATTCAGCTGCAGACTCTGCACATTACCTCTCATAAACATTCGACTTTCATAACCATATGGTTGAGGTTCATATGAATTGTGTTTTGCTTTTGTGGACATAGGCttaatttgcaaattttcttttcgtgCAGGTTCTGTTGAGCACTCCTGCATGCCCGAGCCTCCCACAGTCCCATCCGTTCCATACAACACATCTGTCTTCGATCGTAAATCATCTTCACCTCCTTCATCCTTTTGGTACATAAGTCGTGTTGAAGGAATTTCTTGGCAGCTTGCTACTGGATATATCGTGGAGGAAGGACATGCACGAAGTCTGCAACTTATGAGCACACTTGCCAGTGCGATGCCGGTTACACTATTCTCGTGAATGTTGGCATCTTCCCATGCTTCAGTGATTGTAAGATATAAACTCAAAGACTCGAGATTGCAATTCATACTAATTCCCAGTTTTTCCACTCATGCGTACCTTCCTTTTAGCATGTCTAGCGTTGGATTCTTTGAAGGCACAATCGGTAACGACTGTGAAAAGCTCAGAATAAAAGTTTCCAACTCATCTACCATAAGATTAGACAGCGGAAGTTAAGGTGAGATTCTGAAAACGTCTCTCTCTTGATCTTATCTTTTTCCAATGGCCAAAACAAGTTTTCCAAAGAACAGGTTATATGCTTCCTAAGGTTTCGATCTAGTCAAAAAAGAGAACTTCATGTAATTCAATCTGAAATGGCAGCTATTAACAGTCACATTTACATAGTCACACCTCCTACAACAGCCTTTGACAGTGCATTTGGTGTTGAATGAAGACAATCCAAGTCATCAACTTCCTTTAAGAACATTAAACAGGGCATTTATGAATTACAATCTAgtgaaatttttaccaaacctAATGCCAAGTATCTTGTTTCTCATCAGCGCACATGTTCCTACCTCGGAAGTCGCTGTGGATGACCATCTTCACACCATCTATGGCTTTGGTTCTATGGAACTAGTAAGAGGGCATCACGAGACTGAGGCTTCATGTGGAGTTGCACTAAAGACGTATATATTATACTCAATTTCCGTTCGTGCAATGGCTTATATTGCACTTTGTTCTTTATTTGTTGAAGTGACATTCTTGTGTAAAATTGTTATAGAAACATGTCTATTGTATGGTTTGACACTACACTACACTATATTACATGTCTAGAAGAGGCCAGTGCTTTCACTCCTCCTTTCACTGAGGCTTTCGAAGATTGCAACAATTCCAGAATCAAACGAAACTGGCGTTTTGCGAAACATCTTGATTGCGCATTTCTTCGCTTTTCTTTCAGTTTTCAGCTTGCAAACAGAGCTATCAACGCCCTAGGCAAAGCATTGCATCATGAGTCGTATCTTGGGGGAGACAGTCCTTGTGTTTAGCCAGGCTCATTCCATCATCTCAATTTCATAGAAAGATTTGATATTCATGGAGAGATTCTGATGCTGATAAATATTAGTCACAGATTAAGGTTAATCATAGAAAACCGATAGTCCATATAATAGCAAATAGAGAGAATGTCAGATAACAAGGATGAATCCATGACATATTGCTGAATCCTGAAAATAAAACTAGAAATCTCAACATCCTCAATTAGCAGGTCCATCTTTTAATCGCACTCTCTCCATTTCTATACCAATAGCCAGTATTTGTGAATATCTGTTTCCTTGAAAGAAACGCAAACGAAAGAATATTGACATGTATGATGCATGAATGCCAAATCGCTTCACACCAGAAACCTCTGGTTTTCGTCTCCCTTCAGTTGAATCACTTCCGTAGTCTCCCTAGCAACATTAAATCGTAAACGAAGGATACCCAAGAGTCTACAGGAGTGTACTCACAAATCACAGCCACGAAGGCAATTGTCCATCATAACAGCAGAAACTGATGAGCAGAGTATATTCAAAATGGCTTGATAATGAGCATTACAAGGGCTGCCACAAATTGAATGATTTACACTTAAAGCGTGGGAGGACCCATCTGGACATTTGAGTCGATTAGAACAAATTAAACATGATTacacataaaaaaagaagaagcaagaaacaaTCTATTGAAATCTAATGAAGATTACAATTCTCATCAAGGTGACTGCTGGGTAAAAATGTTACTTCGCCTTCACATCTACACTGGTTttaatggaaataatctcaGCTGTCGCCATGTCTAAGAACAAATCGCGGTCCACCACTCCCTCCAGCGGAGATATCTTCTTCCTGCAGCAGGCGTCCTTAATTGGAGTCTTGAAATGCAACTCTACAATGTAGTTTGAGTTATCCGTCACGTAAGGCTTCCTGTCTTCATTCAACTGTAGCTTTGCCTCACACACCCTTCTTAATTGAACAACTCTTGAAGTCACACCTATCAACATCAGAATTCCCAAATTGATCACGTTCTCACAACATCAATAACCAAATAGTATCATGATGAACCCCTGCTATTTAGGAGCGAAATCCTTCGTCGATTCCAGTTGGATCCCAAATATGACTCCCATATATCGACAACGTATCGTCCTCTTAAACTACAATTAACACTGAATTTCTATTTGACAGCATTCTGAGTACTTAAAAAAGGCTCTTGCTTCCGTGtgttcaaatttaaaaaagtaaacaaaaccATCAGCTCACAACTTCACTCAATTGCCGGCTTAAAAATGAAACACGGCCAAATTTAGGagtttttttttgccaaaacatCATCTTCACAACTAGATGAATTGTCTAACTAACGTTCACCACATTGAATCCATCTAAGAACATCATTTCATGATCAAAGAGTCCTCCTACACTCATCTTAAATCCACAAAGCAATCACTTCTTAGCACAATAACCTCATAATTATGGGTAAAAATCCACCTTTTCCACACCTCTCTGTTTCAAAGCGGACTTGCCCTAATATGTAACCTACTGTTGACATGGTTTAAATGGACTGATGGAATTTAGTAATGAGACCACTTACCAGATTGTACTTCCAAGTTTGTAATAGGCACTTTTCGTACCCTGTCCTTGTCATGGGAGAGCTGATGAGTGGCTCGTGACAGAGGGAAATGAAGGTGAGGATGATGGTGTGGAGAGCCGAAGAAGCAAAGGTAGGTGATTAAGCTGCAGTGCAGACTACGGGGGGGAAGGAGACGAACCCTAGTTACGCCCAAAAGCTTCAGCTCACTAAAAatttgctgaaaaaaaaaacacacttgTTAAGTACACATAATTATCAAATAGCCAGCTCAGAAATTTATTATACCCCATAATGCAACTTCTGGGATTTCGCAGATGAGGTGCTGATACCGTTTTGTGCATCGCTTCTGCAGAATCCCACATCCGTCACATCCGAAGATCCAGAGTCTTTCtagggagagagggaggccaTCCTGGGGTAACTCCCTTAGCTTCAGGCAATGAAAGATCCATAAGGTCTGGAGAGGAAGGGGGATTGCTGGACAGTCTTTCCATGTTCCCCATAATTACAGCGGTTGCCATGTCCAAGAACAACCCCTCCTCCTTCACTCCCTCCAGCGAAGACATCTCCTTTCCTGCTGCAGGACCGTCCCTAATTGGAGTCTTGAAATACAAGTCTACAATGTAATTTGAGTCATCCATCACATAAAGCTTCCCATCTTCATTCAACAGTAGCTTTGCTTCATGCCCTCCTTCATTGAACAACACTTGATGTTGCACCTATCAACATTAGAAATCCCAAATTGAACAGCTTCTCGCAACATCAAGAACCAAATAGTATCATGATGAGCCCCTGCTTTTCAGGAGCGAAATGCTCCTTCAATTCCAGTTGGATCACAAATATGACTAACATGTATTGACAACATGTTGTCCTCTTAAACTATAATTAACGCAGAATTTCTATTCGATAGTCTTCTGGGTACTTAAAAGGCTCTTGCTTCAGTGTGTTCAATTTCACAAGTAAACAAAACCATCCACAACTTCACTTCATCGCTGACTTAAAAATGAAACCTAGCcgattttcgagtttttttccAAGACATTATCTTTGCAACAAGATGAATTGTCTAACGGTCACCACATTGAAACCATCTAAGAACATCATTTCATGATAGAAGAGTCCTACTATACTCATCTTACATCCACAAAGCAATCACTTCCTAGCACAATAACTTCATAATTACGAGAAAAAATCCGCCATTTCCACACCTCCCTGTTTCAAAGCAGACTTGCCCTAATATGTAACCTACTATCGACATGGTTTAAATGGATCGATGGAGTTCAGTAATGAGACCACTACCCAGATTGTAAGTGTAATAGACACTTCTCTGTACTCCGTCCTTGTTGTGGGAGAGCTGAAGGAGCGGCGGCGCGAAAAGAGGGAGATGGAGGTGAGGATGACGGAGTGGAGAGTGGAAGCAGAGGTAATTGAGGTGCAAACAACAATGGGGAAGGAGATGAACCCTATTTATGCCCAAAACCTTCAGCTCACTAAACATATGATGAAACAGAAAAAACACACCTGTTAagtacatatataatttttagtctaaaattaaaatactcACCCTTTTCAAAGAGCCAGCTCAGAAATTTATTATACCTATAATACTACTTCTGGGGTTTTGCGGATGAGGTGCCGATACCGTTTCATGCATCACTTCTGCAGAATTCCACATTTGAAGA
The nucleotide sequence above comes from Eucalyptus grandis isolate ANBG69807.140 chromosome 2, ASM1654582v1, whole genome shotgun sequence. Encoded proteins:
- the LOC104432788 gene encoding uncharacterized protein LOC104432788 gives rise to the protein MWDSAEAMHKTQIFSELKLLGVTRVRLLPPRSLHCSLITYLCFFGSPHHHPHLHFPLSRATHQLSHDKDRVRKVPITNLEVQSGVTSRVVQLRRVCEAKLQLNEDRKPYVTDNSNYIVELHFKTPIKDACCRKKISPLEGVVDRDLFLDMATAEIISIKTSVDVKAK
- the LOC108957692 gene encoding uncharacterized protein LOC108957692, which encodes MKMTSSSIWLQMPVRSGLETDVPRQLRRPQVPSQCLQGSVEHSCMPEPPTVPSVPYNTSVFDRKSSSPPSSFWYISRVEGISWQLATGYIVEEGHARSLQLMSTLASAMPVTLFS